A DNA window from Maribellus comscasis contains the following coding sequences:
- a CDS encoding CPBP family intramembrane glutamic endopeptidase, whose protein sequence is MVKKKIVLATEFVVLFIGVPLFLFFEENIIHPSSVLLPVLVALILYFRKQKDFHLRDLVRLNISKKMWLQQLLVVVLSGIFLLIFVLIFEPENLFNLPRRNPAIWLAMLGFYPVFSAYGQEVVYRKFLFMRYSRLFQNKWILILASAITFSFVHIVYFSVLSLVLTFFAGIYLAWLYDKTKSVLFTAIVHGIMGFLIFTVGLGQHFWVDMMQWL, encoded by the coding sequence ATGGTAAAAAAGAAAATTGTTCTCGCCACTGAATTTGTTGTTCTGTTTATTGGTGTGCCCCTGTTTCTGTTTTTTGAGGAGAATATAATTCATCCCAGTTCCGTTTTATTGCCTGTTTTAGTTGCGCTAATTTTGTATTTCAGAAAACAAAAAGATTTTCATTTGCGTGATTTGGTTCGTCTGAATATTTCAAAAAAAATGTGGTTGCAGCAACTGCTGGTTGTTGTACTGAGCGGAATCTTTCTATTGATATTTGTTTTGATTTTTGAGCCTGAGAACCTGTTTAATCTGCCACGCAGAAACCCTGCAATTTGGCTGGCAATGTTGGGGTTTTATCCGGTATTTTCAGCTTACGGACAGGAAGTCGTTTACCGGAAATTTCTTTTTATGCGATATTCCCGTCTGTTTCAAAATAAATGGATTTTGATTTTGGCCAGTGCGATAACTTTTAGTTTTGTACACATTGTATATTTCAGTGTGCTTTCGCTGGTTTTGACTTTTTTTGCAGGAATATATTTGGCCTGGCTCTACGATAAAACCAAAAGCGTGCTGTTCACTGCCATAGTTCATGGAATTATGGGGTTCCTGATTTTTACCGTTGGATTAGGGCAACATTTTTGGGTAGATATGATGCAGTGGTTGTAA
- a CDS encoding oxidoreductase: MENGKWTSKNIPDLTGKVIVVTGGNSGLGFESVKVFAQKGAEVILASRSMENGEKAKSEIGETKGKIVVMQLDLSSFESIKKFADDFKGKYTKIDVLLNNAGIMMTPYFTTKDGLEAQNGINHLGHFALTGQLFDLIRNTQNSRIVNVSSLAHKQGKMNFDNLLFENGKDYSPTKSYGRSKLSNLLFTYELQRRMETAGVDTLAISAHPGVSDTNLARYLEKKFLFKILKVLLNAFFQSAEMGALPQIRACVDVGVKGGEFYGPGGFREMKGYPVKVESNEASHNLADAKKLWELSEKITGVTFLSDF, encoded by the coding sequence ATGGAAAACGGAAAATGGACAAGCAAAAATATTCCTGACCTGACGGGGAAAGTAATTGTTGTAACCGGAGGAAACAGCGGACTTGGTTTTGAATCGGTGAAAGTTTTTGCACAAAAAGGAGCCGAAGTAATTCTCGCCAGCCGATCGATGGAAAATGGAGAGAAAGCAAAAAGCGAGATTGGTGAGACCAAAGGAAAAATTGTGGTGATGCAACTTGATTTATCAAGTTTTGAATCTATTAAAAAATTTGCTGATGATTTTAAGGGAAAGTATACAAAAATAGATGTGCTTCTGAATAATGCAGGAATAATGATGACTCCCTATTTTACAACTAAAGACGGCCTGGAGGCGCAAAACGGGATCAATCATCTCGGGCATTTTGCATTAACCGGGCAACTTTTTGATCTGATAAGAAACACACAAAATTCAAGAATAGTAAACGTGAGCAGTTTGGCGCACAAACAAGGTAAAATGAATTTTGATAACCTTCTTTTTGAAAATGGCAAAGACTACAGTCCGACAAAGTCTTACGGGCGCTCGAAACTTTCTAATTTATTATTTACCTACGAGTTACAGCGAAGAATGGAAACCGCCGGAGTAGACACGCTGGCTATTTCTGCTCATCCCGGAGTCTCCGATACCAACCTGGCCCGCTATCTTGAAAAGAAATTTTTGTTTAAGATTTTGAAAGTACTTTTGAATGCGTTTTTTCAGAGTGCGGAAATGGGGGCCTTGCCGCAAATTCGCGCTTGCGTAGACGTAGGTGTAAAAGGCGGAGAATTTTACGGGCCTGGCGGATTCAGGGAAATGAAAGGATATCCTGTAAAAGTGGAGTCAAATGAAGCTTCGCATAATCTTGCAGATGCCAAAAAATTATGGGAACTTTCAGAAAAAATTACAGGAGTTACATTTTTATCAGATTTCTAA
- a CDS encoding TetR/AcrR family transcriptional regulator, translating to MTEKQEKILQAALQLFAQEGFHATSTSKVAKKAGVSEGLIFRHFGNKEGLLQAILEEGENRLKSLFVEIVMEPDPKEVIRKTIEMTNKIDVSDYDFWKLQFKLKWELEISGDKKMEPLNMALTNAFRKLNYESPELEAQLLILFIDGLGSAVLKGSKLNPDQMIQLLLKKYKI from the coding sequence ATGACTGAAAAGCAGGAGAAAATATTACAGGCTGCATTGCAGCTTTTTGCACAGGAGGGATTTCATGCCACATCTACAAGTAAGGTGGCAAAAAAGGCAGGGGTTTCAGAAGGTTTAATTTTCAGGCATTTTGGAAATAAAGAGGGATTGCTGCAAGCTATTTTAGAGGAAGGTGAAAACAGGTTGAAGTCACTTTTTGTTGAAATTGTAATGGAACCTGATCCAAAAGAAGTAATCCGAAAAACCATTGAAATGACTAATAAAATTGATGTTTCCGATTATGATTTCTGGAAGCTGCAATTCAAATTGAAATGGGAACTCGAAATAAGTGGCGACAAGAAAATGGAACCGTTGAACATGGCTTTAACAAATGCATTTCGTAAATTGAATTACGAGTCGCCTGAATTGGAAGCACAACTTTTGATTCTTTTTATTGATGGATTGGGATCAGCAGTGCTAAAAGGCTCAAAACTGAATCCTGATCAGATGATTCAATTATTACTCAAGAAGTATAAGATCTAA
- a CDS encoding NAD-dependent epimerase/dehydratase family protein, with protein sequence MKQIDKTKPVMVTGATGYVASWLVKKLLEEGLTVHAAVRNPGKKEKIAHLDAIAKNSKGRIKYFKSDLLEKGSYAEAMEGCELVFHTASPFTTVVKNPQKDLIEPAVLGTENVLETANQTPSVKRIVLTSSCAAIYTDAVDCRMAAGGILTEEIWNTTASLEYQPYSYSKTLAEKKAWELAEKQSQWDLITINPSLVMGPPLNPGATTSESFNIMKQLGDGTMKMGAPKMGVGLVDVRDVADAHFFAGFIPEAKGRYITSAHNTNFLEMALVLQPKFGKNYPIPKKALPKWLLLLVGPMANKIFTKKYVRNNVNVEWKADNAKIKKDLGIDFRPLQVTMEETFQVLVDEEIAKAK encoded by the coding sequence ATGAAACAAATAGACAAAACAAAACCGGTAATGGTTACAGGAGCAACAGGATATGTTGCCAGTTGGTTAGTAAAGAAATTGTTGGAAGAAGGACTTACCGTTCATGCGGCTGTCAGAAATCCGGGAAAGAAAGAAAAAATAGCTCATCTTGATGCGATTGCAAAAAATTCCAAAGGAAGAATCAAATATTTTAAATCTGATTTACTGGAAAAAGGTTCCTATGCTGAGGCAATGGAAGGATGCGAATTGGTGTTTCACACTGCATCTCCTTTTACAACTGTTGTTAAAAATCCGCAGAAGGATTTGATTGAGCCGGCCGTTTTGGGAACCGAGAATGTGTTGGAAACGGCAAATCAAACTCCCTCAGTAAAGCGAATTGTTTTAACCAGCAGTTGTGCAGCTATTTATACTGATGCGGTAGATTGCCGGATGGCTGCTGGAGGAATTCTCACTGAAGAAATATGGAATACAACCGCTTCGTTGGAATACCAGCCTTATTCTTATTCCAAAACACTGGCCGAGAAAAAAGCCTGGGAATTGGCTGAAAAACAATCGCAGTGGGATTTGATTACGATTAATCCGAGCCTGGTTATGGGGCCTCCGTTAAACCCGGGAGCCACAACTTCTGAAAGTTTTAATATCATGAAACAACTTGGTGATGGAACAATGAAAATGGGAGCGCCCAAAATGGGCGTTGGCCTGGTTGATGTCCGCGACGTGGCAGATGCTCATTTTTTTGCCGGTTTTATTCCGGAAGCCAAAGGACGCTACATTACGTCAGCGCATAATACCAATTTTTTAGAAATGGCTTTGGTCTTGCAGCCAAAATTTGGAAAAAATTATCCGATACCAAAGAAAGCGCTACCCAAATGGTTGCTCCTGCTTGTTGGGCCGATGGCCAATAAAATATTTACAAAAAAATATGTAAGAAATAATGTAAATGTGGAATGGAAAGCTGATAATGCAAAGATAAAAAAGGATTTGGGGATCGATTTCCGTCCTTTACAAGTTACAATGGAGGAAACATTTCAGGTATTGGTTGACGAAGAAATTGCAAAAGCAAAATAA
- a CDS encoding metallophosphoesterase, producing the protein MKRFFPLIFLLLFLAIIAGANIYLSRRFNFYFAIENTRLLYLAFPATTAFMVFGMMPLSNSTKRWGNIIYMLAAIVMGVLLYLILSVLLVEAVNIFAHFSPKNRGILALAITSLVSVYGVFNAWNVQVTQQEIGITGLSKEIRIMHLSDIHIGHFRGKIFLEKIVRKVNRQNVDAVFITGDLFDGVINLSKESLAPLTDIHKPIFFVEGNHDKYSGVQMVKNYLTEINIHVLENEIYHWNGLQIIGLNHMAADSETFNIHTTGQKNTIKSTLESLSPDKSKPTLLLHHSPDGIQYASNHGVDLYLAGHTHAGQLFPIKYIAGLIFQYNKGLHSFNETKLFVSQGAGTFGPPMRVGTKSEITRIHLKPIK; encoded by the coding sequence ATGAAACGATTTTTTCCACTGATTTTTTTATTGTTGTTTCTGGCGATTATTGCCGGGGCAAATATTTATCTTTCCCGCCGCTTTAATTTTTATTTCGCCATTGAGAACACAAGGCTTTTATATTTGGCGTTTCCTGCGACAACTGCCTTTATGGTTTTTGGGATGATGCCACTCTCAAATTCCACAAAACGATGGGGGAATATTATCTACATGCTGGCAGCAATTGTAATGGGTGTTTTACTCTACCTGATTTTGTCGGTTTTGCTGGTTGAGGCAGTAAATATTTTTGCACATTTTTCACCCAAAAACAGGGGTATTCTTGCATTGGCAATAACATCCCTTGTTTCAGTTTATGGCGTGTTTAACGCCTGGAACGTTCAGGTGACTCAACAGGAAATCGGAATTACAGGATTGAGCAAAGAAATCAGAATTATGCATCTTTCTGATATTCATATTGGTCATTTTCGCGGCAAAATTTTTTTAGAAAAAATTGTTAGAAAAGTGAATCGGCAAAATGTTGACGCCGTGTTTATTACAGGAGATTTGTTTGATGGCGTTATAAATCTCTCAAAAGAAAGTCTGGCTCCGTTGACCGATATTCACAAGCCCATCTTTTTTGTTGAAGGTAATCATGATAAGTACTCAGGTGTTCAAATGGTTAAGAACTATTTGACGGAAATAAATATACACGTTCTGGAAAACGAGATTTATCATTGGAATGGGCTACAGATTATTGGACTAAATCATATGGCAGCCGACAGTGAAACATTTAATATACATACAACGGGACAGAAAAACACGATAAAAAGTACACTCGAAAGTCTCTCTCCCGATAAAAGTAAGCCTACTCTGTTGTTGCATCACAGTCCCGATGGAATTCAATATGCAAGTAATCACGGCGTAGATTTGTATTTGGCGGGACATACTCATGCAGGCCAGCTTTTCCCGATAAAATATATTGCCGGTCTTATTTTTCAATACAACAAAGGACTGCACAGTTTTAATGAAACAAAACTTTTTGTTTCTCAGGGTGCCGGAACATTTGGCCCGCCAATGCGTGTGGGGACAAAAAGTGAAATAACACGAATTCATTTAAAACCTATAAAATGA
- a CDS encoding sugar phosphate isomerase/epimerase family protein, giving the protein MKKSNLSRRKFLGTTAAAATGISIIPFNYSFTPQRKKPNSKVNGVQLGVTTFSYMRVPHSLEETLGYILEAGINAVEMRGVLEEGLGIPAGPPRRRRGSDLTAKEKAEIAEATKAAQEKQKEWRLSLPMQKYADIRKMYNNAGVDIHIAKFAPSGWSDEELDYAYKASNVLGAYGITDEASVEACKRMGKFAERNNSLAIYHTHGQFGDPEFDIDTLLSYSPANRLNLDVGHYYGSTGKHPNDVIIKYRDQIPMIHMKDKTGPNHPEKPNTSVPFGEGSTPIADVLELLKKEKWPIDVFVELEYQTPEGSDPVKEVTKCIEYMRNILE; this is encoded by the coding sequence ATGAAAAAATCAAACCTTTCGAGACGAAAATTTCTTGGTACAACTGCGGCAGCAGCTACAGGAATTTCGATCATCCCATTCAATTATTCTTTTACACCACAAAGAAAAAAACCTAATTCAAAAGTAAACGGTGTCCAGTTGGGTGTTACAACATTTAGCTATATGCGTGTTCCCCATAGTTTAGAAGAAACTTTAGGATATATATTGGAAGCTGGTATTAATGCGGTTGAAATGCGAGGAGTTTTGGAGGAAGGTTTAGGCATACCGGCAGGCCCTCCCAGACGTCGGAGAGGTTCAGATTTAACTGCAAAAGAAAAAGCCGAAATTGCAGAAGCAACCAAAGCAGCTCAGGAAAAACAAAAAGAGTGGCGTTTAAGTTTACCCATGCAAAAATATGCAGATATCCGCAAGATGTACAACAACGCAGGAGTGGATATTCATATTGCCAAATTTGCACCGTCCGGATGGTCGGACGAAGAACTCGACTATGCCTATAAAGCATCCAACGTACTGGGGGCTTACGGTATAACCGACGAAGCCAGTGTTGAAGCTTGTAAACGTATGGGTAAGTTTGCAGAAAGAAACAATAGCCTGGCTATTTACCACACTCACGGGCAATTTGGTGACCCCGAATTTGACATTGATACATTATTAAGCTATTCACCGGCTAACCGTCTTAACCTGGATGTGGGGCACTATTACGGAAGTACCGGGAAACATCCAAATGATGTTATTATCAAATACCGCGATCAAATTCCAATGATTCACATGAAAGATAAAACCGGCCCCAACCATCCTGAAAAACCAAATACAAGCGTACCTTTTGGAGAAGGTAGCACACCTATAGCAGATGTACTGGAACTGCTAAAAAAAGAAAAATGGCCAATCGATGTTTTTGTTGAGCTTGAATACCAAACTCCGGAAGGTTCTGACCCAGTAAAAGAAGTAACTAAATGTATTGAATACATGCGAAATATACTGGAATAA
- a CDS encoding helix-turn-helix domain-containing protein: MQKTVFIVGFIQSLFGILIFSTKRPRHLSFLFLTIWMAVNAIFLGAGLLPFQVVKYFKPGVFPVLILTGPLLYFYVSSLAIENFKLKKIHLLHLVPYLLVCIHRSATSAVSIVSSPDLTQNPNYLYNKIYLSLLLISVFVYWFLSLDVILKHRKKIPLYFSNYSSKNTLSWLILVLSLFLLFFISNHLLFFARNVLAITINRFSPLSFNFTLFTFIMIYFGINQSVIYKKDKARSTEDGQISHSDNHENKYVGSYLNDQQVEDLNDTVINYLNSKKPYLNPEFNLQMMVDDLNISRHKLSQVINRSQNKNFYKLMNEYRIREVKEKLGNKEYKNLTVLGIAFECGFNSKTTFNRIFKEETGMTPTNYIKGT, translated from the coding sequence GTGCAGAAAACAGTATTTATAGTTGGATTTATTCAATCACTTTTTGGGATTTTAATCTTTTCTACAAAACGGCCTAGACACCTCAGCTTTTTATTTTTAACCATTTGGATGGCTGTTAACGCTATTTTTCTCGGAGCAGGATTACTTCCCTTTCAGGTAGTAAAATATTTTAAACCCGGAGTTTTCCCCGTTCTAATATTAACCGGACCACTGCTTTATTTTTATGTAAGTTCTCTTGCCATTGAAAATTTTAAGTTAAAAAAGATCCACCTTCTGCATTTAGTTCCATACTTATTAGTCTGTATTCATCGTTCTGCAACGAGTGCAGTATCCATTGTCAGTTCACCCGATTTAACACAGAACCCGAATTATCTTTATAATAAAATTTATCTTTCGCTATTGTTAATTTCTGTGTTTGTTTATTGGTTTTTAAGTTTGGATGTCATTTTAAAGCATCGAAAGAAAATCCCGTTGTATTTCTCAAATTATTCAAGTAAAAACACCTTAAGCTGGCTGATTCTGGTGCTTTCTTTATTTTTACTCTTTTTTATTAGCAACCATTTGTTATTTTTTGCACGAAATGTTTTAGCAATTACGATAAACAGATTTTCTCCTCTCTCTTTTAATTTTACTCTTTTTACCTTTATAATGATTTATTTTGGAATAAATCAATCGGTAATTTATAAAAAAGATAAAGCGCGGTCAACTGAGGATGGGCAAATTTCTCATTCAGACAATCATGAAAATAAATATGTTGGTTCTTATTTAAATGACCAACAAGTAGAAGACTTAAACGATACGGTAATAAATTATCTGAATAGTAAAAAGCCATACCTCAACCCGGAATTCAATCTGCAAATGATGGTCGATGATCTAAATATCTCAAGACATAAGTTATCGCAGGTTATTAACCGTAGTCAGAATAAAAATTTTTATAAGCTTATGAATGAATACAGGATTAGAGAGGTGAAAGAAAAGCTTGGAAACAAGGAATATAAAAATTTAACGGTATTGGGAATTGCTTTTGAATGTGGATTCAATTCTAAAACTACCTTTAACCGAATTTTTAAAGAGGAAACCGGAATGACCCCGACAAACTATATAAAGGGAACATAA
- a CDS encoding PQQ-dependent sugar dehydrogenase has protein sequence MKSLFLFVKYSLSIALFLFMVLPAFAQDGAGLYQKNCAQCHGADLNGGNATSLVDGIWQFGAENSYVTRNIKFGIPHLGMPSYEKTLSDNEIRSIVSYIRESENNAGAQKPPTPEELETMDYDIHVETFADGLEIPWAIDFLDNNTALITERPGKLRIVKNGVLQPEPVKNTPEVLHEGQGGLLDVAIDPEYDKNSWVYLAYSHVLPESGGQRPPAMTRLERGKIVDNTWTDAEVIFEAPHETYRTTRHHYGCRIVFDPLGYLYFAIGERGTAEHAQDITRPNGKVHRIHKDGSVPKDNPFYNEKNSIKSLYSFGNRNIQGMAIHPATGELWATEHGPMGGDELNLIKSGKNYGWPVITYGLNYNGTVITEETHKEGMEQPILYWKPSIAVCGLDFYRGDAFEKWKNRLLVGALKYEEVRLLQIEDERVVHEQVILKGAGRVRDVSTGPDGAIYVVLNNPGKVVRLAPKPN, from the coding sequence ATGAAATCATTGTTTTTGTTCGTAAAGTATTCTCTTAGTATTGCCTTGTTTTTATTCATGGTTCTGCCTGCTTTTGCGCAGGATGGCGCCGGGCTGTATCAAAAAAACTGTGCACAATGTCATGGAGCCGATCTAAATGGAGGAAATGCCACCAGTCTGGTGGATGGTATTTGGCAATTTGGTGCTGAAAACAGTTATGTGACACGAAATATCAAGTTCGGGATTCCGCACCTTGGAATGCCCTCTTATGAAAAAACACTTTCGGACAATGAAATTCGTTCTATTGTAAGTTACATCCGCGAATCGGAAAATAATGCCGGAGCACAAAAACCACCAACGCCGGAAGAATTGGAAACCATGGATTATGATATTCATGTGGAAACCTTTGCCGATGGTCTGGAGATTCCGTGGGCGATAGATTTTCTTGACAATAATACCGCCCTAATTACTGAAAGGCCTGGAAAACTTCGAATTGTTAAAAATGGCGTACTTCAACCGGAGCCTGTAAAAAATACGCCTGAAGTTTTACATGAAGGACAAGGTGGATTACTGGATGTTGCAATTGATCCTGAATATGACAAAAACAGTTGGGTCTATCTTGCCTACAGTCACGTTTTGCCTGAATCCGGTGGGCAACGTCCACCGGCTATGACACGCCTCGAACGTGGAAAAATTGTAGATAACACCTGGACTGATGCCGAAGTAATTTTTGAAGCACCGCATGAAACTTACCGTACAACACGCCACCATTATGGCTGCCGTATTGTTTTCGATCCTTTGGGATATTTATATTTTGCTATTGGCGAACGTGGTACCGCCGAGCATGCACAGGATATTACACGGCCAAACGGAAAAGTTCACCGGATACACAAAGATGGTTCTGTCCCAAAAGATAATCCTTTTTATAATGAGAAAAACTCAATAAAATCGCTTTACTCCTTTGGGAACCGAAATATCCAGGGAATGGCAATACATCCGGCTACCGGAGAACTTTGGGCAACCGAGCATGGCCCAATGGGTGGAGACGAACTCAACCTCATCAAATCAGGAAAAAATTATGGATGGCCGGTAATAACCTACGGCTTAAACTATAACGGAACTGTAATTACTGAAGAAACACACAAAGAGGGAATGGAACAACCCATTTTGTATTGGAAACCTTCAATTGCGGTTTGCGGATTGGATTTCTACCGGGGAGATGCGTTTGAAAAGTGGAAAAACAGGCTGCTTGTTGGTGCACTAAAATATGAAGAAGTACGTCTTCTCCAAATTGAAGACGAACGTGTTGTTCACGAACAGGTTATATTAAAAGGGGCAGGCAGAGTACGGGATGTTTCTACAGGACCTGACGGAGCAATTTATGTTGTTTTAAATAATCCCGGGAAAGTTGTTCGGCTGGCACCAAAACCAAATTAA
- a CDS encoding NAD-dependent epimerase/dehydratase family protein — protein MKKVIVTGATGMVGKGVLLECLDHPEISEVLAVGRNHLEIDHPKLKQLIHKDFTNFSDVKNQLTGYDACFYCLGISSVGLKEEQYKKISYEFTLALAKILLENNLQMTFNYVSGQGTDSSESGRVMWARIKGKTENDLLKLGFKQAFMFRPGIIIPLRGIKSRTKSYRFMYDYFMWLVKIVKALSPNSVVSTTQIGQAMINSMLRGFRQNVLKAKDIIELSK, from the coding sequence ATGAAAAAAGTAATTGTTACAGGAGCAACCGGAATGGTCGGGAAAGGTGTTCTGCTGGAATGTCTGGATCATCCGGAAATATCGGAAGTTTTAGCTGTTGGAAGAAATCATCTCGAAATAGATCACCCAAAGCTGAAGCAATTGATTCATAAAGATTTTACCAATTTTTCTGATGTAAAAAATCAGCTGACTGGTTACGATGCCTGTTTTTATTGCCTTGGAATAAGTTCCGTTGGTTTGAAGGAAGAACAATACAAAAAAATATCGTACGAATTTACACTGGCTCTGGCAAAAATACTTCTGGAAAATAATCTGCAAATGACTTTTAATTATGTATCCGGACAAGGAACGGATTCTTCAGAAAGCGGTAGAGTAATGTGGGCACGAATAAAAGGAAAAACCGAAAACGATCTCTTGAAACTCGGATTTAAACAGGCATTTATGTTCAGGCCCGGAATAATAATTCCATTGCGTGGTATTAAATCGCGAACAAAAAGCTACCGGTTTATGTATGACTATTTTATGTGGCTGGTAAAAATTGTCAAAGCTTTGTCTCCAAATTCGGTTGTTAGTACTACTCAAATAGGGCAGGCAATGATAAATTCAATGCTACGGGGCTTCCGTCAGAATGTGCTTAAGGCAAAAGATATAATTGAATTGTCAAAATAA